The Sphingomonas carotinifaciens genomic sequence ATGCCGACCCTGCGCTCATGATCTGCGACGTGTCTGCCGAAATCGCGCAACTGGCCCGCATCTGTTCGGTGCCGCACGTCAAGATCCTCCAGCATGGCGAACGTGGCGATCCCGGTCACCGCGCGGCCTATGACGGTGCTGCCGGACTGCTCGCGCCCTTTCATGCCGATCTTGCGCAGAGCGATTGGGATGCCGGAATGCGCGCCCGTACCTGCTTTGCCGGCGGCCTTGGCGTGGACACCCGCGTTCCCGAGCGCGAAGTGGCTCGCCAGCGCGTTGGCATCGCACCGGGCGAGGAAATGATCCTCGTGGTCGCGGGCGGCGGCGGCGGCGGTTTCGCGCAGGCGCCGCTTGGTGTCGGCGCCCGCACCCGCCCGAACGCGCGCTGGATCACCATCGGCCCGGTGCAGCGCGACTGGCACGCGACCGAACCCGCCAATATCGAACATCGCGGCTGGGTGGATGATGCGGCGGATCATATCGCCGCCGCTGACATCGTCATCGCCTCGACGGGCAACACCACCTGTCAGCAGATTTTGGCCGCCGGCCGCCCCTGGCTGGCGGTGCCCGAATGGCGCTATTTCGACGAACAGCATTGCAAGGCCGACGCGCTCGCCCGCGCCGGGGTCGCCACCGTCCGCCCCCATCTGCCATCCTCGGCCAGCGGGTGGAGCCAGGCGCTGGCCGACACGCTGGCTGCCCATGACCCTCACCGGCAACGCAGCATGATCGACGATGCACCTGCCGAGGCGACCGCCCGCTGGCTGGAGGCGCTTGCCGACCGGCTTTGGACGCCCTGTTCCACCCCCGCCCCTTCCCACCCCATGCCGAACGAGCAACCATCCGCATGACCCAGATTTCCGTCGTCACCTTGGCCAAGGGCCGCCCCGACCACCTCGTCAACCTCGTCCACGGCCTGTCT encodes the following:
- a CDS encoding glycosyltransferase, which codes for MTRPFGYFVHHQGRGHAERCAAIARALPPGRPLTIFCARDDIFPSLPDHVERIRIPSLFEVTGAEAGTMDWVPTPDTLHCAPLGWPGIRRAMATITAWFDHADPALMICDVSAEIAQLARICSVPHVKILQHGERGDPGHRAAYDGAAGLLAPFHADLAQSDWDAGMRARTCFAGGLGVDTRVPEREVARQRVGIAPGEEMILVVAGGGGGGFAQAPLGVGARTRPNARWITIGPVQRDWHATEPANIEHRGWVDDAADHIAAADIVIASTGNTTCQQILAAGRPWLAVPEWRYFDEQHCKADALARAGVATVRPHLPSSASGWSQALADTLAAHDPHRQRSMIDDAPAEATARWLEALADRLWTPCSTPAPSHPMPNEQPSA